The following are from one region of the Salicibibacter kimchii genome:
- a CDS encoding TRAP transporter substrate-binding protein encodes MKKFWLGGSMVATLLVASACGVSSEEVSDDQADGDANGEQEETNETDTNDSEYEIQFAHVVAPGTAKGQAADYFAEQLEERTDGRIAVDVYPDSQLGSDREIIEQMQSGTVEMNAPFTGVLPSFVPQYQVYDLPYLFEDREHAFEMSTGELGEALNEYLPDQDLRFLGFWDGGFKHFTNSDRPIETLEDMQGLSMRASQSPLLISQFEAWGASAESIDLNELYTSLEQGTVDGQENPLSNIVSQSYYEAQDYMTYSEHGYMGYPLLISETFYQELPEDLQETLHEVADEVNEWQWDVSEESEEEYAETLEEESIEINELSDEEREEFREASEEVYDEFRDTIEDGEELLDIVEN; translated from the coding sequence ATGAAAAAGTTTTGGTTAGGCGGGTCAATGGTTGCTACACTTCTAGTCGCAAGCGCTTGTGGGGTTAGTAGTGAGGAAGTCTCAGATGATCAAGCAGATGGTGATGCCAATGGCGAACAGGAAGAAACCAACGAAACTGATACAAACGATAGCGAGTATGAAATTCAATTCGCCCATGTTGTAGCTCCGGGCACAGCAAAAGGTCAGGCAGCTGATTATTTTGCTGAACAATTGGAAGAGCGAACAGATGGTAGAATAGCTGTGGATGTTTACCCTGACTCTCAGTTAGGTAGTGACCGCGAAATCATCGAACAAATGCAATCAGGTACTGTAGAAATGAACGCTCCTTTTACAGGTGTGCTGCCTTCTTTTGTGCCGCAATATCAAGTATACGATTTGCCCTATTTATTTGAAGACCGAGAGCATGCTTTTGAAATGTCCACAGGAGAGCTGGGAGAAGCTCTCAATGAATATCTCCCGGATCAAGACTTAAGATTCTTAGGATTCTGGGATGGTGGATTTAAACATTTTACAAATTCCGATAGGCCTATTGAAACCCTTGAAGATATGCAGGGGTTATCGATGCGGGCATCTCAAAGTCCTTTACTCATTTCACAATTTGAAGCTTGGGGAGCCAGTGCTGAATCGATAGACTTAAATGAATTGTATACATCATTGGAACAGGGTACAGTAGATGGGCAAGAAAACCCTCTTTCCAATATTGTCTCGCAAAGCTACTACGAAGCTCAGGACTATATGACTTATAGTGAACACGGTTATATGGGATATCCATTACTCATTAGTGAAACCTTTTATCAAGAGCTCCCGGAAGATTTACAAGAAACGCTTCACGAAGTTGCCGATGAGGTAAATGAATGGCAGTGGGACGTTTCTGAAGAATCCGAAGAGGAATATGCTGAAACGCTTGAGGAGGAATCTATAGAGATCAACGAACTTTCCGATGAGGAAAGGGAGGAATTCAGAGAAGCGAGTGAAGAGGTTTATGATGAGTTTAGGGATACTATTGAAGATGGAGAAGAATTATTAGATATCGTGGAAAACTAG
- a CDS encoding TRAP transporter small permease, giving the protein MTKLNKFLDHLEEYFGVISLIAASGLIFLNVVMRYVFNTSIPWSGEAARYLIIWFIFIGSSFAVRERAHAKVDVLVSYVSARVKKVLSILASFFAIIFCVFLIVSGIQTIQNVAAFSSITPALEIPMYIPYLAIPFGASLMLYRFIQLIVEDIKSDPNNQGMGGDHS; this is encoded by the coding sequence TTGACCAAACTAAACAAATTTTTAGATCACCTAGAAGAATATTTTGGGGTAATATCATTAATTGCTGCATCGGGGCTTATATTTCTTAACGTTGTTATGAGATATGTATTTAATACATCCATACCTTGGTCCGGGGAAGCGGCACGATATTTAATCATCTGGTTTATATTTATTGGAAGCAGTTTCGCAGTTAGAGAGCGAGCACATGCCAAAGTGGATGTATTAGTTTCCTATGTTTCCGCGAGAGTCAAAAAAGTTTTGTCTATTTTAGCGTCCTTCTTTGCTATTATCTTTTGCGTATTTTTGATCGTATCCGGTATTCAAACGATCCAAAATGTTGCTGCATTTTCTAGTATAACGCCGGCTTTAGAGATTCCAATGTATATACCTTATTTGGCAATTCCGTTTGGTGCTTCCCTAATGTTATACAGATTTATTCAACTTATAGTAGAGGATATTAAAAGTGATCCTAATAACCAAGGCATGGGAGGGGATCACTCATGA